In one Sesamum indicum cultivar Zhongzhi No. 13 linkage group LG12, S_indicum_v1.0, whole genome shotgun sequence genomic region, the following are encoded:
- the LOC105175787 gene encoding kxDL motif-containing protein 1 isoform X2 — protein MADPGSQSVRSASQEISREFKTLVDSQDLDSIKQSQNLILGRLQDSNAVLSHFNEYSENCFSEVSADFSRNTRLLRSMKSDLDYIFQKLRSLKAKIMETYPDAFPDDSAIEALDQRPDLELPR, from the exons ATGGCGGATCCAGGAAGCCAGTCGGTTCGTTCAGCGTCACAAGAAATTTCGAGAGAGTTCAAAACCCTAGTTGATTCTCAGGACTTGGATTCTATCAAACAATCACAAAACctcat ATTGGGAAGATTGCAGGACAGCAATGCAGTATTATCACACTTTAATGAGTACTCAGAGAATTGCTTTTCCGAAGTGTCTGCGGATTTTTCCAGGAACACACGCCTCTTAAGATCTATGAAATCGGACCTCGATTACATCTTTCAGAAGCTCAG gagTCTGAAGGCAAAGATCATGGAAACCTATCCAGATGCTTTTCCTGATGATTCAGCAATTGAGGCACTTGATCAAAGACCAGACCTCGAGTTGCCTAGGTGA